In Streptomyces qaidamensis, one DNA window encodes the following:
- a CDS encoding MFS transporter, whose amino-acid sequence MTLSPARVPATGVRRLTRTLYGYAFLDDFVLLYPVYALLFADTGMSLWQISSLFALWSITGVVLEVPSGAWADAVSRRRLLWTGPLLTAAGFALWVAVPSYGAFAVGFILWGAGGALGSGALEALVYDELDRLCAADRYARIMGRARAARLLGTVASIGLAGPVFAQGGYAAVGAASFLACVLTAVTATRFPEHRVRADDAGDTWAATLRTGLAGLRGDRSVRGALLLIPAVAAVWGALDEYTPLLVRDIGVAEATVPYLIMLIWAGVTLGSLLAGPAERLGTSGLAMLLAGAALALAVGAVSRSLAGIALVSLAFAGFQLAEVLADVRLQHRIDESRRATLTSVASLGTELATVATFGVYALLGTDLPHGTVFAVLAFPYLVTALALARARAAKGRP is encoded by the coding sequence ATGACACTCTCACCCGCACGCGTGCCCGCCACCGGCGTCCGCCGTCTGACACGCACGCTGTACGGCTACGCGTTCCTCGACGACTTCGTCCTGCTCTACCCGGTGTACGCGCTGCTGTTCGCCGACACCGGCATGTCGCTCTGGCAGATCTCCTCCCTGTTCGCGCTGTGGTCGATCACCGGTGTGGTGCTCGAAGTGCCCTCCGGCGCCTGGGCCGACGCCGTCTCGCGCCGCAGGCTGCTGTGGACCGGTCCCCTGCTCACCGCCGCCGGCTTCGCGCTGTGGGTGGCCGTACCGTCGTACGGGGCCTTCGCGGTGGGCTTCATCCTGTGGGGCGCGGGCGGGGCGCTCGGCTCCGGCGCTCTGGAGGCGCTGGTCTACGACGAACTGGACCGGCTCTGCGCCGCCGACCGGTACGCGCGGATCATGGGCCGGGCCCGGGCCGCGCGACTGCTGGGCACCGTGGCGTCCATCGGCCTGGCGGGGCCCGTCTTCGCGCAGGGCGGCTACGCGGCCGTCGGGGCCGCGAGCTTCCTGGCCTGCGTACTGACCGCGGTCACCGCGACCCGGTTCCCCGAGCACCGGGTGCGGGCGGACGACGCGGGTGACACCTGGGCGGCGACCCTGCGGACCGGACTCGCCGGGCTCCGTGGGGACCGTTCGGTGCGCGGCGCCCTGCTGCTGATCCCGGCCGTGGCCGCGGTATGGGGCGCACTCGACGAGTACACCCCCCTGCTGGTCCGCGACATCGGCGTCGCCGAGGCGACGGTGCCCTACCTGATCATGCTGATCTGGGCCGGCGTCACCCTCGGCAGCCTCCTGGCCGGACCGGCCGAACGGCTCGGCACGAGCGGGCTCGCGATGCTGCTCGCGGGCGCCGCCCTCGCCCTGGCCGTGGGAGCCGTGTCCCGCTCCCTGGCGGGAATCGCCCTCGTGAGCCTCGCCTTCGCGGGGTTCCAGCTGGCCGAGGTACTCGCCGACGTCCGTCTTCAGCACCGCATCGACGAGTCCCGCCGGGCCACGCTGACGTCCGTGGCGAGCCTGGGCACCGAGCTGGCCACGGTCGCCACGTTCGGCGTGTACGCGCTGCTCGGGACGGACTTGCCGCACGGCACGGT
- a CDS encoding Lrp/AsnC family transcriptional regulator: MLNDLDERIVHALAEDARRSYADIGGLVGLSAPAVKRRVDRLRATGAITGFTVRVDPGALGWETEGFVEIYCRGNTSPETIQRGLERYQEVVAASTVTGDADAIVQVFASDMRHFERVLERIAGEPFVERTKSVLVLSPLLRRFSSGSPT; this comes from the coding sequence GTGCTGAACGATCTCGACGAACGCATCGTGCACGCCCTCGCCGAGGACGCCCGCCGCTCCTACGCCGACATCGGGGGGCTCGTCGGCCTGTCCGCACCCGCCGTGAAACGGCGCGTGGACCGGCTGCGGGCCACCGGAGCCATCACCGGCTTCACCGTACGGGTGGATCCGGGCGCCCTCGGCTGGGAGACCGAGGGGTTCGTCGAGATCTACTGCCGCGGGAACACCTCCCCGGAGACCATCCAGCGGGGTCTGGAGCGCTACCAGGAGGTCGTGGCCGCGTCCACCGTCACCGGGGACGCGGACGCCATCGTCCAGGTCTTCGCCTCCGACATGCGCCACTTCGAACGGGTCCTGGAACGGATCGCCGGGGAGCCGTTCGTCGAGCGGACCAAGTCCGTGCTCGTGCTGTCGCCGCTGCTGCGGCGCTTCTCGTCCGGGTCGCCCACGTAA
- a CDS encoding amino acid permease: MLDQGAPPQNPGQTAAPASPGIGARLMRRKPVERLVAEGGQGEGGSLRRTLGLWQLTMISIGATLGTGIFVVLGEAVPKAGPAVTLSFVIAGLTALFSALSYAELAGSIPVSGSSYSYAYATMGELIAWICGWCLVLEYGVSVAAVAVGWGEYLNELLDGTIGVTIPAALSAPPGDGGVFNLPALIVVLLAMAFLLGGARESARANTVMVIVKIAALVMFCAIGVQGFRSGNYENFMPLGMAGVSAAGATLFFSYIGFDAASTAGEEAKNAQRDLPRAIMLSLVVVTALYVLVAAVAVGAKPWENFTDSEAALAQIMREVTGQTFWGTLLAFCAVIAIASVVLTVLYGQTRILFAMSRDGLVPKVFAKVHPKTGAPRANTLIVSLFCGVLAAAIPLGQLADATSIGTLFAFALVNVAVVVLRRTKPDMPRTFRVPLSPVMPALGFAFCVWMMGSLSTVTWVVFGVWMAAGLVFYFGYGFRRSRLAPSEK, from the coding sequence GTGCTCGACCAAGGCGCACCACCGCAGAACCCAGGCCAGACAGCCGCCCCCGCATCCCCCGGCATCGGTGCGCGCCTCATGCGCCGCAAGCCCGTGGAACGCCTGGTCGCAGAGGGTGGTCAGGGCGAGGGAGGGTCGCTGCGCCGCACCCTCGGGCTGTGGCAGCTCACCATGATCAGCATCGGTGCCACCCTCGGCACCGGCATCTTCGTCGTGCTCGGCGAGGCCGTCCCCAAGGCGGGCCCGGCCGTCACGCTCTCCTTCGTCATCGCCGGCCTCACGGCCCTCTTCTCGGCCCTGTCCTACGCCGAACTGGCCGGCTCCATCCCGGTCTCCGGCTCCTCGTACTCGTATGCGTACGCAACGATGGGCGAGCTGATCGCCTGGATATGCGGCTGGTGCCTGGTCCTGGAGTACGGCGTGTCGGTCGCCGCCGTCGCCGTCGGCTGGGGCGAGTACCTCAACGAACTGCTCGACGGCACCATCGGCGTCACCATCCCGGCCGCCCTGTCCGCCCCGCCCGGCGACGGCGGCGTGTTCAACCTGCCGGCCCTGATCGTCGTGCTGCTGGCGATGGCGTTCCTGCTGGGCGGCGCCCGCGAGTCCGCCCGCGCCAACACCGTCATGGTCATCGTGAAGATCGCCGCGCTGGTGATGTTCTGCGCCATCGGCGTGCAGGGCTTCCGCTCCGGCAACTACGAGAACTTCATGCCGCTCGGCATGGCCGGGGTCAGCGCCGCCGGCGCCACCCTGTTCTTCTCCTACATCGGCTTCGACGCCGCCTCCACCGCCGGGGAGGAGGCGAAGAACGCCCAGCGCGACCTGCCCCGCGCGATCATGCTGTCACTGGTCGTCGTCACCGCGCTGTACGTCCTCGTCGCCGCCGTCGCCGTCGGCGCCAAGCCGTGGGAGAACTTCACCGACTCCGAGGCCGCCCTCGCCCAGATCATGCGCGAGGTCACCGGGCAGACCTTCTGGGGCACGCTGCTCGCCTTCTGCGCCGTCATCGCCATCGCGAGCGTGGTGCTGACCGTGCTGTACGGCCAGACCCGCATCCTGTTCGCCATGTCCCGCGACGGGCTCGTGCCGAAGGTGTTCGCCAAGGTCCACCCGAAGACCGGTGCCCCGCGCGCCAACACCCTCATCGTGTCGCTGTTCTGCGGTGTCCTGGCCGCCGCGATCCCGCTCGGGCAGCTCGCCGACGCCACCAGCATCGGCACCCTGTTCGCCTTCGCCCTCGTCAACGTGGCCGTCGTCGTGCTGCGCCGGACCAAGCCGGACATGCCCCGCACCTTCCGGGTCCCGCTCTCGCCGGTCATGCCCGCGCTGGGCTTCGCCTTCTGCGTCTGGATGATGGGCAGCCTGTCGACCGTGACCTGGGTCGTCTTCGGTGTCTGGATGGCCGCCGGGCTCGTGTTCTACTTCGGGTACGGCTTCCGCCGCTCCCGACTGGCACCATCCGAGAAGTGA
- a CDS encoding GNAT family N-acetyltransferase, whose amino-acid sequence MRWGGCDAAVRAALPGCPEINALSVWPPARSHGIGTALIEAAEERAREPGRTAIGLGVAEDNPRAAALYARLGHQPPVPYVGRWSYQDHAGVTRECAERLTFLVKALSRASRAQRTQTAVQRTSGPPRGTQ is encoded by the coding sequence GTGCGCTGGGGCGGCTGCGACGCCGCCGTACGGGCGGCGCTGCCCGGCTGCCCGGAGATCAACGCGCTGAGCGTGTGGCCCCCGGCGCGCTCGCACGGCATCGGCACCGCCCTGATCGAGGCGGCCGAGGAACGCGCCCGTGAGCCGGGCCGCACGGCCATCGGTCTCGGCGTCGCCGAGGACAACCCGCGCGCCGCCGCGCTGTACGCCCGGCTCGGCCATCAGCCCCCGGTCCCCTACGTCGGCCGCTGGTCGTACCAGGACCACGCGGGCGTCACGCGCGAATGTGCCGAGAGGCTCACGTTCCTCGTGAAAGCGCTGTCCCGAGCAAGCCGTGCGCAACGGACGCAAACAGCCGTGCAACGAACCTCCGGCCCTCCGCGAGGAACGCAATGA
- a CDS encoding GuaB1 family IMP dehydrogenase-related protein → MRFLNDIQPGYDLTYDDVFMVPSRSSVGSRQAVDLSSPDGTGTTIPLVVANMTAIAGRRMAETVARRGGLVVIPQDIPNDVVTDVVSWVKSRHLVLDTPIILSPHQTVADALALLPKRAHNAGVVVDGDHKPVGVVTDADLSGVDRFTQLAEVMSRDLLLIDADMDPGQAFNTLDHANRRYAPAVHKDGTLAGILTRKGALRATLYTPATDGQGRLRIAAAVGINGDVAGKAEQLLDAGVDALVIDTAHGHQESMISALKLVRDLDPQVPIVAGNVVAAAGVRDLIEAGADIVKVGVGPGAMCTTRMMTGVGRPQFSAVLECAAEAKKYGKHVWADGGVRHPRDVAMALAAGASNVMVGSWFAGTYESPGDLQHDAQGRAYKESFGMASARAVRNRTSEESAYDRARKALFEEGISTSRMFLDPARPGVEDLIDSIIAGVRSSCTYAGAGSLEEFAQKAIVGIQSAAGYAEGKPLHASWS, encoded by the coding sequence GTGCGTTTCCTCAATGACATCCAGCCCGGGTACGACCTGACGTACGACGACGTCTTCATGGTGCCCAGCCGCTCCTCGGTGGGCTCGCGGCAGGCCGTCGACCTCAGCTCCCCGGACGGCACGGGCACCACCATCCCGCTCGTCGTCGCCAACATGACCGCCATCGCCGGCCGCCGTATGGCCGAGACCGTGGCCCGCCGCGGCGGCCTCGTGGTGATACCGCAGGACATCCCGAACGACGTGGTCACCGACGTCGTCTCCTGGGTGAAGAGCCGGCATCTGGTGCTGGACACCCCGATCATCCTGTCCCCGCACCAGACCGTCGCGGACGCGCTGGCCCTGCTGCCCAAGCGCGCGCACAACGCAGGCGTCGTCGTCGACGGGGACCACAAGCCGGTCGGCGTGGTCACCGACGCCGATCTGTCCGGCGTGGACCGCTTCACGCAGCTCGCCGAGGTCATGTCCCGGGACCTGCTGCTCATCGACGCGGACATGGACCCGGGCCAGGCCTTCAACACCCTCGACCACGCCAACCGCCGCTACGCCCCGGCCGTGCACAAGGACGGCACGCTCGCCGGCATCCTGACCCGCAAGGGCGCCCTGCGCGCCACGCTCTACACACCGGCCACCGACGGGCAGGGGCGGCTGCGCATCGCCGCCGCCGTCGGCATCAACGGCGACGTGGCGGGCAAGGCCGAGCAACTGCTGGACGCGGGAGTCGACGCGCTCGTCATCGACACGGCGCACGGCCACCAGGAGTCGATGATCAGCGCACTGAAGCTGGTGCGCGACCTCGACCCGCAGGTGCCGATCGTCGCGGGCAACGTGGTCGCCGCCGCTGGTGTGCGCGACCTGATCGAAGCCGGCGCGGACATCGTCAAGGTCGGTGTCGGACCCGGCGCCATGTGCACCACGCGCATGATGACCGGCGTCGGCCGGCCGCAGTTCTCCGCCGTCCTGGAATGCGCCGCCGAGGCGAAGAAGTACGGCAAGCACGTGTGGGCCGACGGCGGCGTCCGCCACCCCCGCGACGTGGCCATGGCCCTCGCGGCCGGTGCGTCCAACGTGATGGTCGGCTCCTGGTTCGCGGGCACCTACGAGTCCCCGGGCGACCTCCAGCACGACGCCCAGGGACGCGCGTACAAGGAGTCCTTCGGCATGGCGTCCGCGCGTGCCGTGCGCAACCGCACCTCGGAGGAGTCCGCGTACGACCGTGCCCGCAAGGCGCTGTTCGAGGAGGGCATCTCCACCTCCCGCATGTTCCTCGACCCGGCCCGCCCGGGCGTCGAGGACCTGATCGACTCGATCATCGCGGGCGTCCGCTCCTCCTGCACCTACGCCGGCGCGGGCTCCCTGGAGGAGTTCGCGCAGAAGGCCATCGTCGGCATCCAGAGCGCCGCCGGCTACGCCGAGGGCAAGCCGCTGCACGCCAGCTGGAGCTGA
- a CDS encoding barstar family protein: protein MPDDPAGRIVVVLDLGGVTDKAAFMDRCARDLALPDWFGRNWDALADSMADPALWPDGAGERGLLVVVQGWRTYAETRPEEWQVAEEIFAEATDRGPGLFVTLGLGESSESPPGQPG from the coding sequence GTGCCGGACGACCCGGCGGGCCGGATCGTGGTCGTCCTGGACCTGGGCGGGGTCACGGACAAGGCGGCCTTCATGGACCGCTGTGCCCGTGACCTGGCCCTGCCCGACTGGTTCGGCCGCAACTGGGACGCCCTCGCCGACTCCATGGCCGACCCCGCCCTCTGGCCCGACGGGGCCGGCGAGCGCGGCCTGCTGGTCGTCGTCCAGGGCTGGCGGACGTACGCCGAGACGCGGCCCGAGGAGTGGCAGGTCGCCGAGGAGATCTTCGCCGAGGCGACGGACCGGGGCCCTGGACTGTTCGTGACCCTCGGCCTTGGAGAATCCTCCGAGAGCCCCCCTGGCCAGCCTGGATGA
- a CDS encoding sugar-binding transcriptional regulator: MNSSEEIAVSGMSAGRSAMRMGPAELVQAAAMARRFYLEGKSKIQIAEEFGVSRFKVARVLETALERDLVRIEIRVPAELDAERSDALRARYGLRHAVVVESPAEAEETPDPENLGEVAADLLGELVDEGDVLGLAWGRSTIHMAAALDRLPPCTVVQLTGVYDAGTAERGSVEAVRRAAQVAGGDAHPIYAPMLLPDAATAAALRNQTGIARAFEHFDKVTVACVSIGSWEPGISTVHDMLSDEERSHYASLGVAAEMSAHLFDAEGRRVGRDLGERCITVKADQLRRIPEVVAIAGGQRKGPAIDAVLRSGLVTSLVTDTSAADYLMTAGPAPKSALNRSDPDGV, translated from the coding sequence GTGAACAGCAGTGAGGAGATCGCCGTGTCGGGTATGTCGGCGGGCCGGTCAGCCATGCGGATGGGACCCGCTGAGCTGGTGCAGGCGGCGGCCATGGCCCGCCGCTTCTACCTCGAGGGCAAATCCAAGATCCAGATCGCGGAGGAGTTCGGCGTCAGCCGCTTCAAGGTGGCCCGGGTCCTGGAGACCGCCCTCGAACGGGATCTCGTGCGTATCGAGATCCGTGTGCCTGCGGAGCTGGACGCCGAGCGCTCGGACGCGCTCCGCGCCCGCTACGGCCTCAGGCACGCTGTCGTGGTGGAGTCCCCGGCCGAGGCCGAGGAGACACCCGACCCCGAGAACCTGGGAGAGGTGGCCGCCGACCTGCTCGGCGAACTGGTCGACGAAGGTGATGTGCTGGGCCTGGCCTGGGGCCGCTCCACCATCCACATGGCGGCGGCGCTCGACCGGCTGCCACCGTGCACGGTGGTGCAGCTGACGGGCGTGTACGACGCCGGGACCGCCGAACGCGGCTCGGTCGAGGCAGTGCGCCGCGCCGCCCAGGTGGCCGGCGGGGACGCCCACCCCATCTACGCGCCCATGCTGCTGCCCGACGCGGCCACGGCCGCGGCGCTGCGCAACCAGACGGGCATCGCCCGGGCCTTCGAGCACTTCGACAAGGTCACCGTCGCCTGTGTCTCCATCGGGTCCTGGGAGCCGGGCATCTCCACCGTGCACGACATGCTCAGTGACGAGGAGCGGTCGCACTACGCGTCCCTCGGGGTCGCCGCCGAGATGTCCGCGCACCTCTTCGACGCCGAGGGCCGCCGGGTCGGCCGGGACCTGGGCGAGCGGTGCATCACGGTGAAGGCCGACCAGCTCCGCCGGATCCCCGAGGTCGTCGCGATCGCGGGCGGGCAGCGCAAGGGGCCCGCGATCGACGCCGTGCTGCGGTCGGGGCTCGTCACCAGCCTCGTGACGGACACGTCGGCCGCGGACTACCTGATGACGGCCGGCCCGGCGCCGAAGTCCGCGCTCAACCGGTCCGACCCGGACGGAGTCTGA
- the rpe gene encoding ribulose-phosphate 3-epimerase codes for MAAQINPSILSADFARLADEAKAVEGADWLHVDVMDNHFVPNLTLGVPVVESLARATDTPLDCHLMIEAPDRWAPQYVEAGAGSVTFHVEAAAAPVRLAREIRAKGARASMALKPATPIEPYEDLLPELDMLLIMTVEPGFGGQAFLDIMLPKIRRTRELISKHGLELWLQVDGGVSASTIERCADAGADVFVAGSAVYGANDPAQAVRALRTQAEATTAKASWACDH; via the coding sequence ATGGCCGCGCAGATCAACCCCAGCATCCTGTCCGCAGACTTCGCTCGCCTCGCGGACGAGGCGAAGGCCGTGGAAGGAGCCGACTGGCTCCACGTCGACGTCATGGACAACCATTTCGTCCCGAACCTCACGCTCGGCGTGCCGGTCGTGGAGTCGCTCGCCCGTGCGACGGACACCCCGCTGGACTGCCACCTGATGATCGAGGCCCCCGATCGCTGGGCGCCCCAGTACGTGGAGGCGGGGGCCGGTTCCGTCACCTTCCACGTCGAGGCCGCCGCCGCCCCCGTCCGGCTCGCCCGTGAGATCCGGGCCAAGGGCGCCCGCGCCTCCATGGCGCTGAAGCCCGCGACCCCCATCGAGCCGTACGAGGACCTGCTCCCCGAGCTCGACATGCTGCTGATCATGACGGTCGAACCGGGCTTCGGGGGGCAGGCGTTTCTCGACATCATGCTTCCGAAGATTCGCCGCACCCGCGAGTTGATCAGCAAGCACGGACTGGAGCTCTGGCTCCAGGTCGACGGCGGAGTTTCCGCTTCCACCATCGAGCGGTGCGCGGACGCCGGAGCCGACGTCTTCGTGGCCGGATCGGCGGTCTACGGGGCAAACGACCCGGCCCAGGCGGTACGTGCACTACGCACCCAGGCGGAGGCGACGACGGCCAAGGCCTCCTGGGCCTGCGACCACTGA
- a CDS encoding MMPL family transporter has protein sequence MKQGVAHLVCGRRAKWLVLVVWVVVLFIAAPFAMKLTDAQDNDAASWLPGSAESTQVLEISEGFRPEQIPAVVIYARDSGLTAQDRAEIAEDVTQLEQLRDHGIMGEQTRGPVFDRQTDPRAAQVFVPIMMDEEGWERISPAVESIRDDVGTGGDGLSVHITGPGGTSADFAEAFEGIDSTLLFAAMTVVIVMLLITYRSLTLLLVPLIAVVCALFTSQALIYVLAEHAGLTVNGQSAGILTVLVFGAGTDYALLLVARYREELRRHKDRHEAMALALHRAGPAVLASGATVVLSMLVLLTAEMNSTSGLGPVAAIGVAVALLAMMSLFPALLVIFGRWIFWPVIPHLGSPEPTERGVWARTGRRIARRPRMTWAVTALALAVCSLGLIQLRAEGIGNADAFTGKPDSITGQEVSARYFPAGSGDPLVVVSNQAQAVEVGRAVAGTQGVVPESLGLPPGTKPAFEGKVLFEATMTAPADSEAAKQTVERVRDAVHAVPDADAKVGGGTAALLDMDKATTHDNMLIIPLVLVVVLLILCVLLRALIAPLLLIGTVILSFTAALGISALAFRYLFDYAGEATDFPLFVFVFLVALGIDYNIFLTTRIREEAARQGTRPGVVTGLAATGAVITSAGLVLAGTFAALGTLPMVAFAEIGFAVALGVLIDTFIVRSVLVTSLFLDVGPKVWWPHRLAREDGGAAARESVGAGVRWSGG, from the coding sequence ATGAAGCAGGGCGTCGCGCATCTCGTCTGCGGGCGGCGGGCCAAGTGGCTGGTGCTGGTCGTCTGGGTGGTCGTGCTGTTCATCGCCGCGCCGTTCGCCATGAAACTGACCGATGCCCAGGACAACGACGCCGCGTCCTGGCTGCCGGGGTCCGCCGAGTCCACGCAGGTGCTGGAGATCTCCGAGGGCTTCCGGCCGGAGCAGATCCCGGCGGTGGTGATCTACGCGCGGGACAGCGGCCTGACGGCGCAGGACCGTGCGGAGATCGCCGAGGACGTCACGCAGCTCGAGCAGCTCCGTGACCACGGCATCATGGGTGAGCAGACCCGGGGGCCGGTGTTCGACCGGCAGACCGATCCGCGGGCGGCGCAGGTCTTCGTACCGATCATGATGGACGAAGAGGGCTGGGAGCGGATCTCACCCGCCGTGGAGTCCATCCGGGACGACGTCGGGACGGGTGGCGACGGGCTGAGCGTGCACATCACCGGCCCGGGCGGCACCTCGGCGGACTTCGCGGAGGCCTTCGAGGGCATCGACTCGACGCTGCTGTTCGCGGCGATGACCGTCGTCATCGTCATGCTGCTCATCACCTACCGAAGCCTGACCCTGCTGCTGGTCCCCCTGATCGCGGTGGTCTGCGCGCTGTTCACCTCCCAGGCGCTGATCTACGTACTGGCCGAGCACGCGGGCCTGACGGTCAACGGCCAGAGCGCCGGCATCCTCACGGTGCTCGTCTTCGGCGCCGGGACGGACTACGCCCTGCTGCTGGTCGCCCGCTACCGGGAGGAGTTGCGCCGCCACAAGGACCGGCACGAGGCGATGGCCCTGGCCCTGCACCGTGCCGGTCCGGCCGTGCTCGCCTCGGGCGCGACGGTCGTCCTGAGCATGTTGGTGCTGCTGACCGCCGAGATGAACTCGACCAGCGGTCTGGGCCCGGTCGCCGCGATCGGTGTCGCCGTCGCCCTGCTCGCGATGATGAGCCTGTTCCCGGCGCTGCTGGTGATCTTCGGCCGGTGGATCTTCTGGCCGGTGATCCCGCACCTGGGCTCCCCGGAGCCGACCGAGCGCGGCGTCTGGGCGCGCACGGGCCGCCGTATCGCCCGCCGCCCGCGCATGACCTGGGCCGTCACGGCGCTCGCCCTGGCGGTCTGCTCCCTGGGCCTGATCCAGCTGCGCGCGGAGGGCATCGGCAACGCGGACGCCTTCACCGGGAAGCCGGACTCGATCACCGGCCAGGAGGTGTCCGCGCGCTACTTCCCGGCGGGCAGCGGTGATCCGCTGGTCGTCGTCAGCAACCAGGCGCAGGCCGTGGAGGTGGGCCGCGCGGTCGCCGGGACCCAGGGCGTGGTCCCCGAGTCCCTCGGTCTGCCGCCCGGCACGAAACCGGCCTTCGAGGGCAAGGTTCTCTTCGAGGCCACCATGACCGCCCCGGCGGACAGCGAGGCCGCCAAGCAGACGGTGGAGCGGGTGCGGGACGCCGTGCACGCGGTGCCGGACGCCGACGCCAAGGTGGGCGGCGGTACGGCGGCCCTGCTCGACATGGACAAGGCGACCACGCACGACAACATGCTGATCATCCCGCTGGTGCTGGTGGTCGTCCTGCTGATCCTCTGCGTCCTGCTACGGGCCCTGATCGCCCCGCTGCTGCTGATCGGCACGGTGATCCTGTCGTTCACGGCCGCACTCGGCATCAGCGCGCTCGCTTTCCGGTACCTCTTCGACTACGCGGGCGAGGCGACCGATTTCCCGCTGTTCGTGTTCGTGTTCCTGGTCGCCCTGGGCATCGACTACAACATCTTCCTGACCACCCGCATCCGCGAGGAGGCGGCCCGTCAGGGCACCAGGCCTGGCGTGGTCACCGGCCTGGCCGCCACCGGCGCGGTCATCACCTCGGCGGGCCTGGTCCTGGCCGGCACATTCGCCGCCCTCGGCACCCTCCCGATGGTGGCCTTCGCCGAGATCGGCTTCGCGGTCGCCCTCGGCGTCCTCATCGACACCTTCATCGTGCGCTCGGTGCTGGTGACGTCCCTGTTCCTGGACGTCGGACCGAAGGTGTGGTGGCCGCACCGGCTGGCCCGCGAGGACGGCGGTGCGGCGGCCCGGGAGAGCGTGGGAGCGGGGGTCAGGTGGTCCGGCGGATGA
- a CDS encoding RsmB/NOP family class I SAM-dependent RNA methyltransferase, translating to MSEQPRRARTSGKPYRRPKKDPVRILAFEALRAVDERDAYANLVLPPLLRKAREKEGPETFDARDAALATELVYGTLRRQGTYDAVLSHCVDRPLGEVDPPVLDVLSLGAHQLLGTRIPTHAAVSATVELARVVLGDGRAKFVNAVLRKVAQHDLDGWLERVAPPYDDDPEDHLAVVHSHPRWIVSALWDSLGGGRDGVEELLRADNERPEVTLVARPGRATAEELLREDAAVRGRWSPYAVRLTEGGEPGAIAAVRDGRAGVQDEGSQLVAIALAGAPLDGPDRRWLDGCAGPGGKAALLGALAAERGALLVASEKQTHRAGLVARALDGNPGPYQVIAADGTRPAWRPGSFDRVLVDVPCTGLGALRRRPEARWRRRPQDLEGFAPLQRGLLRTALESVRVGGVVGYATCSPHLAETRAVVADVLKQHPDTELVDARPLLPGVPDLGEGPDVQLWPHLHGTDAMYLALIRRTT from the coding sequence GTGAGCGAACAGCCCCGTCGAGCCCGCACGTCAGGCAAGCCCTACCGCCGGCCCAAGAAGGACCCCGTCCGCATCCTCGCCTTCGAGGCCCTGAGGGCCGTGGACGAGCGGGACGCCTACGCCAACCTCGTCCTCCCGCCCCTGCTGCGCAAGGCGCGGGAGAAGGAGGGACCCGAGACGTTCGACGCCCGGGACGCGGCGCTCGCCACCGAGCTGGTGTACGGGACGCTGCGGCGGCAGGGGACGTACGACGCGGTCCTCTCCCACTGCGTGGACCGGCCGCTCGGGGAGGTCGATCCGCCGGTGCTGGACGTGCTGAGCCTCGGCGCGCACCAGCTGCTCGGCACGCGGATCCCGACGCACGCGGCCGTGTCGGCCACCGTCGAACTCGCCCGGGTCGTGCTCGGCGACGGGCGGGCCAAGTTCGTCAACGCCGTGCTGCGCAAGGTCGCGCAGCACGATCTGGACGGCTGGCTGGAGCGGGTCGCGCCGCCCTACGACGACGACCCCGAGGACCATCTCGCCGTCGTGCACTCCCACCCCCGGTGGATCGTGTCCGCGCTGTGGGACTCCCTCGGCGGCGGCCGCGACGGCGTCGAGGAGCTGCTGCGCGCCGACAACGAGCGGCCCGAGGTGACGCTGGTGGCGCGGCCCGGACGGGCCACCGCCGAGGAACTGCTCCGCGAGGACGCCGCCGTGCGGGGGCGCTGGTCGCCCTACGCCGTGCGGCTGACCGAGGGCGGGGAGCCGGGTGCCATCGCCGCCGTGCGGGACGGGCGCGCGGGCGTGCAGGACGAGGGCAGCCAACTCGTGGCGATCGCCCTCGCGGGCGCGCCCCTGGACGGGCCCGACCGGCGCTGGCTGGACGGATGCGCGGGGCCCGGCGGCAAGGCGGCACTGCTCGGCGCGCTGGCCGCCGAGCGGGGCGCACTGCTGGTCGCCTCCGAGAAGCAGACCCATCGCGCCGGGCTGGTGGCCAGGGCCCTGGACGGCAATCCCGGGCCGTACCAGGTGATCGCCGCCGACGGGACCCGTCCGGCGTGGCGGCCCGGCAGTTTCGACCGGGTACTGGTCGACGTGCCGTGCACGGGCCTCGGGGCCCTGCGCCGCCGCCCGGAGGCCCGCTGGCGGCGCCGCCCGCAGGACCTGGAGGGTTTCGCGCCGCTGCAGCGCGGGCTGCTGCGCACCGCCCTGGAGTCCGTGCGGGTCGGCGGCGTCGTGGGCTACGCGACCTGCTCGCCGCATCTGGCCGAGACCCGCGCCGTCGTCGCCGACGTGCTCAAGCAGCACCCGGACACCGAACTCGTCGACGCCCGGCCGCTGCTGCCCGGCGTACCGGACCTCGGCGAGGGGCCCGACGTGCAGCTGTGGCCGCATCTGCACGGGACCGACGCGATGTACCTGGCGCTCATCCGCCGGACCACCTGA